A region from the Triticum aestivum cultivar Chinese Spring chromosome 3D, IWGSC CS RefSeq v2.1, whole genome shotgun sequence genome encodes:
- the LOC123076157 gene encoding uncharacterized protein, whose protein sequence is MDFAKEVVLPAALSELLSRLFSFALGNFPRLASRGEAHRRRLERLLLTIGGAVEEAEGRHITNDHLLSQLKELTDGMYRGRFALEETDLDGAKDDNDDVVDRRHSFALCSPFNGAKRLRVTGMVFGRDNHGDKLEAAIEDLESLTRDCMRGFVLLVQGYPRRVRRPVTTTLYMDRCVFGRHVETERVVNFLLQPSLAGAPPYLSVLPIIGQIKAGKTTLVKHACYDERVRGHFSVVECFELHHVIREGGRPGQTIWASDGAEYLAGVHSILGKERFAARRSLLIFEDAWPIDSSAWSALAASPTACTLAAGSKLLLTSRDADHAWLGTVEPVVLSPLPQEEYWYYFKAFAFSGMDAGDHPRMAAMGREMARQLGGTFSGARTVGTVLRSKFDARFWHLLVKAWPFRGIWGPGFGE, encoded by the coding sequence ATGGATTTCGCCAAGGAAGTGGTTCTTCCCGCTGCTCTGTCCGAGCTTCTCTCCAGGCTCTTCTCCTTCGCGCTCGGCAACTTCCCTCGGCTAGCCAGTAGGGGGGAAGCGCACCGGCGTAGGCTCGAGCGGCTCCTCCTGACCATCGGTggcgcggtggaggaggcggaggggcGGCACATCACCAACGACCACCTCCTCTCTCAACTCAAGGAGCTCACCGATGGCATGTACCGTGGCCGCTTCGCCCTCGAGGAGACGGACCTCGACGGTGCCAAGGACGATAACGATGACGTTGTCGACCGTCGACACTCCTTTGCGCTCTGTTCGCCGTTCAACGGCGCCAAGCGTCTCCGCGTCACAGGCATGGTCTTCGGCCGGGACAACCACGGCGACAAACTCGAGGCTGCCATCGAGGATCTGGAGAGCCTGACCCGCGACTGCATGCGAGGGTTCGTGCTGCTGGTGCAGGGGTACCCACGGCGGGTGCGCCGGCCGGTGACCACCACCCTGTACATGGACCGGTGCGTGTTCGGGCGGCACGTCGAGACGGAACGCGTGGTCAATTTCTTGCTGCAGCCGTCCCTTGCCGGTGCTCCTCCGTACCTAAGCGTCCTCCCCATCATCGGCCAGATCAAGGCCGGAAAGACCACGCTCGTCAAGCACGCCTGCTACGACGAGCGCGTGCGCGGCCACTTCTCCGTCGTCGAGTGCTTCGAGCTGCACCATGTCATCAGGGAGGGCGGGCGCCCGGGCCAGACCATCTGGGCGAGCGACGGTGCCGAGTACCTCGCTGGCGTGCACAGCATCCTTGGGAAGGAGAGGTTCGCCGCGCGGAGATCGCTCCTCATCTTCGAGGACGCGTGGCCCATCGACTCGTCGGCGTGGAGTGCGCTCGCCGCGTCGCCCACCGCCTGCACCTTGGCAGCCGGGAGCAAGCTCCTGCTCACGAGCCGCGACGCCGACCACGCGTGGCTCGGTACGGTGGAGCCCGTGGTGCTGAGCCCGCTGCCGCAGGAGGAGTACTGGTACTACTTCAAGGCGTTCGCGTTCAGCGGCATGGACGCCGGAGACCACCCGAGGATGGCTGCCATGGGCAGGGAGATGGCCCGGCAGCTGGGCGGAACGTTCTCGGGCGCGAGGACGGTGGGCACGGTGCTCAGGTCTAAATTCGACGCCCGGTTCTGGCACCTTCTCGTGAAAGCATGGCCATTTCGAGGGATTTGGGGGCCCGGTTTTGGTGAATGA